From Cellulomonas chengniuliangii, the proteins below share one genomic window:
- a CDS encoding RDD family protein yields MTARATPESVACFTCDVPLAPDALFCGACGAPAPRLPPGHAVASSPDVPSPALPVPALPTPVATRRSVAAASGTGAAASGAGQRSAGPGVLTVSPREVAPVGARIGALAIDQVLVCAIGAVAFAAAGLIGAGDGAVPAPIAAGTAMAVAVMAQWAAEARTGLTVGNLLVGIRTVASSTGLPAGLGRVILRAVVQGLGSVVPLVGVYVVAGSGAWDASPTQRGWHDKAAGTMVLRRDPVGRERTLTAPTPSAARPAASGQEPTPAPDALPPTPVSPPAPAPASAAAREDASGPRPPSGSSPVTLATQIWLVFDTGESIAVSGDGAVGRHPHGADGGSLAHAMAIDDPSRSISKLHLVFGPEPGGLWVVDRGSTNGTVIVSPDGVMRALPAGVRAHVAPGWVVRFGERAFRVEAR; encoded by the coding sequence ATGACCGCACGAGCGACGCCCGAGTCGGTGGCCTGCTTCACGTGCGACGTCCCGCTCGCGCCCGACGCGCTGTTTTGCGGGGCCTGCGGGGCGCCTGCTCCCCGGCTCCCACCCGGGCACGCCGTCGCGTCGTCGCCGGACGTCCCCTCGCCCGCCCTGCCTGTGCCCGCCCTGCCTACGCCCGTCGCGACGCGGCGCAGCGTCGCCGCGGCGTCGGGCACGGGCGCGGCGGCGTCCGGCGCAGGGCAGCGGTCGGCGGGGCCGGGCGTCCTCACGGTCTCCCCGCGCGAGGTGGCTCCGGTGGGCGCCCGGATCGGAGCGCTCGCCATCGACCAGGTGCTCGTGTGCGCGATCGGCGCCGTCGCGTTCGCCGCCGCCGGGCTGATCGGCGCGGGTGACGGCGCCGTGCCCGCGCCGATCGCCGCCGGTACGGCCATGGCCGTGGCCGTCATGGCCCAGTGGGCCGCCGAGGCCCGCACCGGGCTCACCGTCGGGAACCTGCTGGTCGGCATTCGCACGGTCGCCTCGTCGACTGGGCTGCCCGCGGGCCTCGGGCGCGTCATACTGCGCGCCGTGGTGCAAGGGCTGGGCTCGGTGGTCCCGCTTGTGGGCGTCTACGTGGTGGCCGGCTCGGGGGCGTGGGACGCCTCGCCGACTCAGCGTGGCTGGCACGACAAGGCCGCCGGCACCATGGTGCTGAGGCGCGATCCCGTGGGACGTGAGCGGACGCTGACAGCGCCCACCCCGAGCGCGGCGCGTCCGGCCGCGTCGGGGCAGGAGCCGACGCCCGCTCCCGACGCCCTGCCGCCCACGCCCGTCTCCCCACCGGCTCCGGCGCCCGCATCCGCGGCCGCCCGCGAAGACGCTTCGGGTCCCCGGCCGCCGTCGGGTTCCTCGCCGGTCACCCTGGCCACCCAGATCTGGCTGGTGTTCGACACCGGCGAGAGCATCGCGGTGTCGGGCGACGGCGCGGTGGGACGTCACCCGCACGGCGCCGACGGTGGCTCCCTCGCCCACGCCATGGCGATCGACGACCCGTCGAGGTCGATCTCCAAGCTGCACCTCGTGTTCGGTCCCGAGCCCGGCGGGCTGTGGGTCGTCGACCGTGGATCGACCAACGGCACGGTCATCGTCTCCCCAGACGGCGTCATGCGGGCGCTGCCCGCCGGGGTGCGGGCCCACGTGGCGCCCGGGTGGGTCGTGCGCTTCGGTGAGCGGGCGTTCCGGGTGGAGGCGCGATGA
- a CDS encoding polyprenyl synthetase family protein, translating into MSSATSLPLTDPALAELLTGRLSLVEERLRDAVAHADTLADDASRHLVNAGGKRLRPLLTLLAAELGDGGRREVLDAAVVVELTHLASLYHDDVMDSAPVRRGAPAAHEVWGNQVAILTGDLLFARASVMVAGLGPEAVRIQATTFERLCLGQLHETVGPAAGEDPVEFYLQVLADKTASLVATSARFGAMFAGCRPDAVQIVTSFGEKVGVAFQLADDVIDLTSDASVTGKTPGTDLREHVPTMPVLLLRRRASSPEGTEAERELVAMLDGDLSSDEDLARAVAALRTHPVVEDTRAQAIALVQAAVAELDPLPAGPVKDALVSFAESLVDRAS; encoded by the coding sequence GTGAGCTCTGCAACCTCCCTCCCGCTGACCGACCCGGCTCTCGCGGAGCTGTTGACGGGGCGGCTCTCCCTCGTCGAGGAACGGCTGCGCGACGCCGTCGCGCACGCCGACACCTTGGCGGACGACGCCTCCCGCCACCTGGTCAACGCCGGCGGCAAGCGGCTGCGGCCGTTGCTGACGCTGCTCGCGGCGGAGCTCGGGGATGGCGGCCGGCGCGAGGTGCTGGACGCGGCGGTCGTCGTGGAGCTCACGCACCTGGCGTCGCTCTACCACGACGACGTCATGGACTCCGCGCCCGTGCGGCGCGGAGCCCCGGCGGCGCACGAGGTCTGGGGCAACCAGGTCGCGATCCTCACCGGAGACCTGCTGTTCGCGCGGGCGTCGGTCATGGTTGCGGGGCTGGGCCCGGAGGCCGTGCGCATCCAGGCCACCACGTTCGAGCGACTGTGCCTGGGCCAGCTGCACGAGACCGTGGGCCCTGCCGCGGGGGAGGACCCGGTCGAGTTCTACCTGCAGGTCCTGGCCGACAAGACCGCCTCGCTCGTGGCGACGTCGGCCCGCTTCGGCGCGATGTTCGCCGGCTGCCGGCCCGACGCCGTGCAGATCGTGACGAGCTTCGGGGAGAAGGTCGGCGTGGCGTTCCAGCTGGCCGACGACGTCATCGACCTCACGTCCGACGCCAGCGTCACCGGCAAGACGCCCGGCACCGACCTGCGCGAGCACGTCCCCACGATGCCGGTGCTGCTGCTGCGCCGCCGGGCGTCCTCGCCTGAGGGCACCGAGGCCGAGCGCGAGCTCGTCGCGATGCTCGACGGCGACCTCTCCTCGGACGAGGACCTCGCCAGGGCCGTGGCGGCCCTGCGCACCCATCCGGTGGTCGAGGACACGCGTGCCCAGGCGATCGCCCTGGTGCAGGCCGCTGTGGCCGAGCTGGACCCGCTGCCCGCCGGGCCGGTCAAGGACGCGCTCGTGTCCTTCGCCGAGTCGCTCGTGGATCGCGCCTCCTGA
- the nuoN gene encoding NADH-quinone oxidoreductase subunit NuoN, protein MNAAFTAPEIAWAQLTPIILVLGAGVIGVLVEAFAPRQHRRVIQLAIALLATAGALVAAALLWADVRDTGGTVVLGGSVIVDGPTVVMQGTIAILALLSILVVADRTRGGEDAFAPQASAIPGSDYEEVALRKGLQQTEVYPLLMFATGGMLIFPATGDLLTLFVALEVLSLPLYLLTGLARRRRLLSQEASMKYFLLGSFASALLLFGIALLYGFSGSLRYAEIAAATQTVTGLDGLLIVGSVLVLVGLLFKVGAVPFQQWTPDVYQGAPTPITGFMAAGTKIAAFGALLRVFYVVMPGLEWDLEVGMWAVAILTMVVGTIAALVQTDMKRMLAYSSIAHAGFVLTGVIALNAEGIAGVMFYLIAYGAATVGAFGIVSLVRERSVAPVAVAVAAGDGDGSEATVDGAADSGVVIGEATHLSQWAGLGRTHPWTALTFTLFLLSFAGIPLTAGFMGKFTVFSAAVAGGAWPLALIGVLASAAAVFFYVRIIVLMFFTAPAGSEEAADGTPATSTTTVVSAQGLTAVAVAACAVITIALGVAPSPVLDLVAEAAKFIP, encoded by the coding sequence GTGAACGCGGCCTTCACGGCACCGGAGATCGCCTGGGCCCAGCTCACGCCGATCATCCTCGTGCTCGGCGCTGGTGTGATCGGCGTGCTCGTCGAGGCGTTCGCGCCCCGGCAGCACCGCCGCGTCATCCAGCTCGCCATCGCCCTGCTGGCGACCGCGGGGGCGCTCGTCGCCGCGGCGCTGCTCTGGGCCGACGTCCGTGACACCGGCGGCACCGTGGTGCTGGGCGGGTCCGTGATCGTCGACGGCCCCACCGTGGTGATGCAGGGCACCATCGCCATCCTCGCGCTGCTGTCGATCCTCGTGGTGGCCGACCGGACCCGTGGGGGCGAGGACGCGTTCGCGCCCCAGGCCTCCGCGATCCCCGGGTCGGACTACGAGGAGGTGGCCCTGCGCAAGGGGCTGCAACAGACCGAGGTCTACCCCCTCCTGATGTTCGCCACCGGCGGCATGCTGATCTTCCCCGCCACGGGCGACCTGCTCACGCTGTTCGTCGCGCTCGAGGTGCTCTCCCTGCCGCTGTACCTGCTCACCGGGCTGGCGCGCCGCCGTCGCCTGCTGAGCCAGGAGGCGTCGATGAAGTACTTCCTGCTGGGGTCCTTCGCCTCGGCGCTGCTGCTGTTCGGCATCGCGCTGCTGTACGGGTTCTCCGGCTCGCTGCGCTACGCCGAGATCGCTGCCGCGACGCAGACGGTCACGGGCCTCGACGGGCTGCTCATCGTGGGCTCCGTGCTGGTGCTGGTGGGCCTGCTCTTCAAGGTCGGCGCCGTCCCGTTCCAGCAGTGGACGCCCGACGTCTACCAGGGCGCCCCGACCCCGATCACCGGGTTCATGGCGGCCGGCACCAAGATCGCGGCCTTCGGCGCCCTGCTGCGCGTGTTCTACGTGGTGATGCCCGGGCTCGAGTGGGACCTCGAGGTCGGCATGTGGGCCGTCGCCATCCTCACGATGGTGGTCGGCACGATCGCCGCGCTCGTCCAGACGGACATGAAGCGGATGCTCGCCTACTCGTCGATCGCGCACGCCGGCTTCGTGCTGACGGGCGTCATCGCGCTGAACGCCGAGGGCATCGCGGGCGTCATGTTCTACCTGATCGCGTACGGCGCGGCCACGGTCGGCGCCTTCGGCATCGTCTCGCTGGTCCGTGAGCGGAGCGTCGCCCCCGTGGCGGTCGCGGTCGCCGCGGGCGACGGCGACGGGTCCGAGGCGACGGTCGACGGCGCGGCGGACAGCGGTGTCGTCATCGGCGAGGCCACGCACCTGTCCCAGTGGGCCGGCCTCGGCCGCACGCACCCGTGGACGGCGCTCACCTTCACGCTGTTCCTGCTGTCCTTCGCGGGCATCCCGCTGACCGCGGGCTTCATGGGGAAGTTCACGGTCTTCTCGGCGGCGGTGGCCGGTGGCGCCTGGCCGCTGGCGCTGATCGGCGTGCTCGCCTCGGCGGCGGCGGTGTTCTTCTACGTGCGGATCATCGTGCTGATGTTCTTCACGGCCCCCGCGGGCTCCGAGGAGGCGGCCGACGGGACGCCCGCCACGTCCACCACCACGGTCGTGTCCGCCCAGGGCCTCACGGCGGTGGCGGTCGCAGCGTGCGCCGTGATCACCATCGCGCTCGGTGTGGCGCCGTCCCCGGTTCTCGATCTGGTCGCCGAGGCGGCTAAGTTCATCCCGTGA
- a CDS encoding NADH-quinone oxidoreductase subunit M → MSSGFPWLTALIVLPLLGAAAVWALPATRRRLVRPVALGFSLAEVALAVGAVLSFDTAQAGVHQLVETHSWIPALGVSYAVGVDGVGLLLILLSVVLVPLVLLAAWNEQGSTKEVVSGQLRHYMALILLTQVFMVAVFAARDVFLFYVLFEAMLIPVYFLIGQFGGVRRRYAAVKFLLFSLAGGLVMLVGVIALYLEGPGGPQGFLTENLAGLDLPVGVERWLFVAFFLAFAIKAPMFPVHTWLPDAAEQAPAGTSVLLVGVLDKVGTFGMLTLCLPLFPNASTWAAPVIIVLAVISILYGALLAIAQQDLMRLIAYTSVSHFGFIVLGIFAFTSLSVAGSSFYMVNHGLSTGALFLIAGYLISRRGSRKIADFGGLQKVVPVLAGSFLVAGLSALSLPGLSTFVSEFMVLIGTFARDRPAAVVSAFAVVLAALYILLTYQRIFTGPVRDGLETMPDLNAHERWAVGPLIALMLVVGFYPAPALEFVNEPAQITLDQVGMQDVPSTVLVDDSAATEGSDK, encoded by the coding sequence ATGTCCTCCGGATTCCCCTGGCTCACAGCCCTCATCGTCCTGCCGCTCCTCGGAGCCGCGGCGGTCTGGGCCCTCCCTGCCACGCGTCGTCGGCTCGTCCGGCCTGTCGCGCTCGGCTTCTCCCTCGCTGAGGTCGCCCTCGCCGTCGGCGCGGTCCTGTCCTTCGACACGGCCCAGGCCGGCGTGCACCAGCTCGTCGAGACCCACTCGTGGATCCCCGCCCTGGGGGTCAGCTACGCGGTGGGCGTCGACGGCGTCGGGCTGCTCCTGATCCTGCTCTCCGTCGTCCTCGTGCCGCTGGTGCTGCTCGCGGCCTGGAACGAGCAGGGCAGCACCAAGGAGGTCGTCAGCGGCCAGCTGCGCCACTACATGGCCCTGATCCTGCTCACGCAGGTGTTCATGGTCGCGGTGTTCGCGGCGCGCGACGTCTTCCTGTTCTACGTGCTCTTCGAGGCCATGCTGATCCCGGTCTACTTCCTGATCGGGCAGTTCGGCGGGGTGCGCCGGCGCTACGCGGCCGTGAAGTTCCTGCTGTTCTCGCTGGCCGGCGGCCTGGTGATGCTCGTGGGCGTCATCGCGCTCTACCTCGAGGGCCCGGGAGGCCCGCAGGGCTTCCTCACCGAGAACCTGGCCGGCCTCGACCTGCCGGTGGGCGTCGAGCGCTGGCTGTTCGTGGCGTTCTTCCTCGCGTTCGCGATCAAGGCGCCCATGTTCCCCGTGCACACGTGGCTGCCCGACGCCGCCGAGCAGGCCCCCGCGGGCACCTCGGTGCTGTTGGTCGGCGTGCTGGACAAGGTCGGCACCTTCGGGATGCTGACCCTGTGCCTGCCGCTGTTCCCGAACGCGTCGACGTGGGCCGCGCCGGTGATCATCGTGCTGGCCGTCATCTCGATCCTGTACGGCGCGCTGCTCGCCATCGCGCAGCAGGACCTGATGCGGCTCATCGCCTACACCTCGGTCTCGCACTTCGGCTTCATCGTGCTGGGGATCTTCGCCTTCACGTCGCTGAGCGTCGCCGGCTCGTCGTTCTACATGGTCAACCACGGGCTCTCCACCGGCGCGCTGTTCCTGATCGCCGGGTACCTGATCTCGCGGCGCGGCTCGCGCAAGATCGCCGACTTCGGCGGTCTGCAGAAGGTCGTGCCAGTGCTCGCCGGCTCGTTCCTGGTGGCGGGCCTCTCGGCCCTGTCGCTGCCGGGCCTGTCGACCTTCGTCAGCGAGTTCATGGTGCTGATCGGCACCTTCGCCCGGGACCGCCCGGCCGCGGTGGTCTCCGCGTTCGCCGTGGTGCTCGCCGCGCTGTACATCCTGCTGACCTACCAGCGGATCTTCACCGGCCCGGTGCGGGACGGCTTGGAGACCATGCCGGACCTGAACGCCCATGAACGGTGGGCGGTGGGACCGCTGATCGCGCTCATGCTCGTGGTCGGCTTCTACCCGGCGCCCGCGCTCGAGTTCGTCAACGAGCCGGCGCAGATCACGCTGGACCAGGTGGGAATGCAGGACGTGCCGTCGACCGTGCTGGTCGACGACAGCGCGGCGACCGAGGGGAGTGACAAGTGA
- the nuoL gene encoding NADH-quinone oxidoreductase subunit L, with product MHTLTPLALLTETPAAAAQAIDGGVFALAPLMVVLPLLGAAVLLLAGRRSDRWGPWFAVAMSAGAFVVGLLTIIGLLGRPADERVLDLHMFDWISVGSFDLSAGLRLDPLSLTFVMLVTFVGSLIHVYSIAYMEHDPDKRRFFAYLNLFVAAMLLLVLADSYLLLFVGWEGVGLASYLLIGFWNHKLPYAVAAKKAFIANRIGDIGLLVALMLMFSTFGGVSFSAVEAGVPAASTGTLTAMGLVLLVAACGKSAQFPLQSWLGDAMAGPTPVSALIHAATMVTAGVYLVVRSGVIYDGAPDARLVVVIIGAITLLFGAIVGCAKDDMKKALAASTMSQIGYMILAAGLGPIGYALAIFHLVTHGFFKAGMFLGAGSVMHGMDDQVDMRRFGGLARYMRITWVTFGLGWLAILGIPPFSGYFSKDRIIEAAFVPVDGAQWRAWVFGTVTLIGAGITAFYMSRMFFMTFEGKRRWAPKADGEQQHPHESPRLMTVPMIVLAIGSVALGGLLVAGGFQTWLEPVTGHAAHEAPVLPVWLIITLTMLFVVVGLVLAWRQYAASPVPVTPPPGSVLTRAARADLYQDAVNDALLVEPGQHLTRSLVYLDRQVVDGGFSGLARLVVRSGDAVRKLQTGFVRQYAASMLIGLVVLVVAVMAPRI from the coding sequence GTGCACACCCTGACCCCCCTCGCCCTGCTCACCGAGACCCCCGCCGCCGCGGCGCAGGCCATCGACGGCGGAGTGTTCGCGCTCGCGCCGCTGATGGTGGTGCTCCCGCTGCTCGGCGCGGCCGTCCTGCTGCTGGCCGGGCGCCGATCCGACCGCTGGGGCCCCTGGTTCGCCGTGGCGATGTCCGCGGGCGCCTTCGTGGTCGGCCTGCTGACCATCATCGGCCTGCTCGGCCGCCCGGCCGACGAGCGGGTCCTCGACCTGCACATGTTCGACTGGATATCCGTCGGCTCGTTCGACCTCAGCGCGGGCCTGCGGCTGGACCCCCTGTCGCTCACCTTCGTGATGCTGGTGACGTTCGTCGGCTCGCTGATCCACGTCTACTCGATCGCCTACATGGAGCACGACCCGGACAAGCGCCGGTTCTTCGCCTACCTCAACCTCTTCGTCGCAGCGATGCTGCTGCTGGTCCTGGCCGACAGCTACCTCCTGCTGTTCGTCGGATGGGAGGGCGTGGGCCTGGCCTCGTACCTGCTGATCGGGTTCTGGAACCACAAGCTGCCCTACGCGGTGGCCGCCAAGAAGGCGTTCATCGCCAACCGGATCGGCGACATCGGCCTCCTGGTCGCGCTCATGCTGATGTTCTCCACGTTCGGCGGCGTCAGCTTCTCCGCCGTCGAGGCGGGCGTCCCCGCGGCGTCCACCGGCACGCTGACCGCGATGGGCCTCGTGCTGCTGGTCGCCGCGTGCGGCAAGTCGGCGCAGTTCCCGCTGCAGTCCTGGCTCGGTGACGCGATGGCGGGCCCCACGCCCGTCTCCGCGCTGATCCACGCCGCGACCATGGTCACGGCCGGCGTCTACCTGGTGGTCCGCTCCGGCGTCATCTACGACGGCGCCCCGGACGCGCGCCTGGTCGTGGTGATCATCGGCGCCATCACGCTGCTCTTCGGGGCGATCGTCGGCTGCGCCAAGGACGACATGAAGAAGGCCCTCGCGGCCTCGACCATGTCGCAGATCGGCTACATGATCCTCGCGGCCGGGCTCGGCCCGATCGGCTACGCGCTGGCGATCTTCCACCTGGTCACGCACGGCTTCTTCAAGGCCGGCATGTTCCTGGGCGCCGGGTCCGTCATGCACGGCATGGACGACCAGGTCGACATGCGCCGCTTCGGCGGGCTGGCCCGGTACATGCGGATCACCTGGGTGACGTTCGGCCTCGGCTGGCTCGCCATCCTCGGCATCCCGCCGTTCTCCGGCTACTTCAGCAAGGACCGGATCATCGAGGCGGCCTTCGTCCCGGTGGACGGCGCCCAGTGGCGTGCCTGGGTGTTCGGCACGGTCACGCTGATCGGCGCGGGCATCACCGCGTTCTACATGTCCCGGATGTTCTTCATGACGTTCGAGGGCAAGCGCCGGTGGGCCCCGAAGGCCGACGGCGAGCAGCAGCACCCGCACGAGTCGCCGCGCCTGATGACGGTGCCGATGATCGTGCTCGCGATCGGCTCGGTGGCGCTCGGCGGCCTCCTGGTGGCCGGCGGCTTCCAGACGTGGCTCGAGCCGGTCACCGGCCACGCCGCGCACGAGGCCCCCGTGCTGCCGGTGTGGCTGATCATCACCCTCACCATGCTGTTCGTGGTGGTCGGACTGGTGCTCGCCTGGCGCCAGTACGCCGCCTCCCCTGTGCCCGTCACCCCACCACCTGGTTCGGTGCTCACCCGCGCGGCCCGCGCGGACCTGTACCAGGACGCGGTCAACGACGCGCTGCTGGTCGAGCCCGGCCAGCACCTGACCCGATCGCTCGTCTACCTCGACCGCCAGGTCGTGGACGGCGGGTTCTCGGGCCTGGCCCGGCTCGTGGTCCGCAGCGGAGACGCGGTCCGCAAGCTCCAGACGGGCTTCGTGCGGCAGTACGCCGCGTCGATGCTCATCGGGCTGGTTGTCCTCGTCGTCGCCGTCATGGCCCCCCGGATCTGA
- the nuoK gene encoding NADH-quinone oxidoreductase subunit NuoK, whose protein sequence is MTLTHYLVLSALLFSIGAATLLVRRNAIIAFMGIELMLNATNLALVTFARIHGNLSGQVMAFFVMVVAAAEVVIGLAIIVAIFRTRRSASVDDANLLKS, encoded by the coding sequence ATGACCCTCACCCACTACCTGGTGCTGTCAGCGCTGCTGTTCAGCATCGGGGCCGCCACCCTGCTGGTGCGCCGGAACGCGATCATCGCGTTCATGGGCATCGAGCTGATGCTCAACGCGACCAACCTCGCGCTCGTGACGTTCGCCCGCATCCACGGGAACCTGAGCGGCCAGGTGATGGCGTTCTTCGTGATGGTCGTCGCGGCCGCCGAGGTCGTCATCGGGCTCGCGATCATCGTGGCCATCTTCCGTACCCGTCGCTCGGCCTCGGTCGACGACGCCAACCTGCTGAAGAGCTGA
- a CDS encoding NADH-quinone oxidoreductase subunit J yields MSPLASVLPTVLTDSGVTTTGEAVLFWVLAPVMVIAALGLLFARKAVHAAMAVVLVMISLAFMYVAQDAPFLGVVQVVVYTGAIMMLFVFVLMLVGVDASDSLVETLRGQRWIGILAGIGLASVLVGVVGRASYGPPVGLEQANADSNPVGVARIIFGQYVFSFEVVGALLVTAALGALVLTHRQRLIPRIGQRERSEARVIGGGSLTPHPAPGVYARHNAMDVPALDPQGRPIPSSVSRVLRIRGQEAGTAGYRAEIQPFSGGAEVGPPVQEAGDVGETSGPTTPITTPRGTEETP; encoded by the coding sequence ATGAGCCCCCTCGCCTCGGTGCTGCCGACGGTCCTCACCGACAGCGGCGTCACGACCACGGGTGAAGCCGTGCTGTTCTGGGTGCTCGCACCCGTCATGGTCATCGCCGCGCTGGGCCTGCTGTTCGCCCGCAAGGCCGTGCACGCCGCGATGGCGGTGGTGCTCGTGATGATCTCGCTCGCGTTCATGTACGTCGCGCAGGACGCGCCCTTCCTCGGGGTGGTCCAGGTGGTCGTCTACACCGGCGCGATCATGATGCTGTTCGTGTTCGTGCTGATGCTCGTGGGCGTCGACGCCTCGGACTCCCTGGTCGAGACGCTACGCGGTCAGCGCTGGATCGGGATCCTGGCCGGCATCGGCCTGGCGAGCGTGCTCGTGGGCGTCGTCGGCCGCGCCAGCTACGGCCCTCCCGTCGGGCTCGAGCAGGCGAACGCCGACTCCAACCCGGTGGGCGTCGCACGGATCATCTTCGGCCAGTACGTGTTCTCGTTCGAGGTCGTCGGCGCGCTGCTGGTCACGGCCGCGCTCGGCGCGCTCGTCCTGACGCACCGCCAGCGGCTCATCCCGCGCATCGGGCAGCGGGAGCGCTCGGAGGCCCGCGTGATCGGCGGCGGCTCGCTCACCCCGCACCCGGCGCCGGGCGTCTACGCGCGGCACAACGCGATGGACGTGCCCGCGCTCGACCCGCAGGGCCGGCCCATCCCGTCCTCCGTGTCGCGCGTGCTGCGCATCCGCGGGCAGGAGGCCGGCACCGCCGGCTACCGCGCGGAGATCCAGCCGTTCAGCGGCGGCGCCGAGGTCGGCCCGCCTGTGCAGGAGGCAGGTGACGTCGGGGAGACGTCCGGCCCCACCACACCGATCACCACACCGCGGGGCACGGAGGAGACGCCATGA
- the nuoI gene encoding NADH-quinone oxidoreductase subunit NuoI has translation MADQPKDVTPSERGGEVAAPGAYESLIPTRSGIREVLAPVGGFGVTFSNMFRPVITEQYPYEKVPPQPRYHGRHQLNRYPDGLEKCIGCELCAWACPADAIYVEGADNSPGVQMSPGERYGRVYQINYLRCIFCGLCIEACPTRALTMTNEFELAGPTREGLIFEKKDLLAPMLDGMLAAPHPMAPGATDTEYYRGEITGPAPAQVEWVAEHRPDDPTLPGAERAAERLAHAHNPENR, from the coding sequence GTGGCTGACCAGCCCAAGGACGTCACGCCGAGCGAGCGCGGCGGCGAGGTCGCGGCCCCCGGCGCCTACGAGTCCCTGATCCCGACCCGCTCGGGCATCCGGGAGGTGCTGGCCCCGGTCGGCGGCTTCGGCGTCACGTTCTCGAACATGTTCCGCCCGGTGATCACCGAGCAGTACCCGTACGAGAAGGTCCCGCCGCAGCCCCGCTACCACGGGCGGCACCAGCTCAACCGGTACCCGGACGGGCTCGAGAAGTGCATCGGCTGCGAGCTGTGCGCGTGGGCGTGCCCCGCGGACGCGATCTACGTCGAGGGCGCGGACAACTCGCCCGGCGTGCAGATGTCGCCGGGGGAGCGGTACGGCCGCGTCTACCAGATCAACTACCTGCGCTGCATCTTCTGCGGGCTGTGCATCGAGGCGTGCCCCACGCGCGCCCTGACGATGACCAACGAGTTCGAGCTGGCGGGCCCCACCCGTGAGGGCCTGATCTTCGAGAAGAAGGACCTGCTGGCCCCGATGCTCGACGGGATGCTCGCGGCGCCGCACCCGATGGCCCCTGGCGCCACCGACACCGAGTACTACCGCGGCGAGATCACCGGCCCCGCCCCCGCGCAGGTCGAGTGGGTCGCCGAGCACCGCCCCGACGACCCGACCCTGCCCGGCGCCGAGCGCGCCGCGGAGCGCCTGGCCCACGCCCACAACCCGGAGAACCGATGA
- the nuoH gene encoding NADH-quinone oxidoreductase subunit NuoH produces the protein MSLLSAVGAALPAATGDPTVADFSNDNGWIWLLKAVAIIVFLLVSVLIAIWFERKVVARMQVRPGPNVHGPVGLLQPVADAMKLLFKEDITVKAADKLVYIVAPMIAVFCSLLTFAVIPFGPSVSMFGIMTPLQLTDFPVAVLYILACASVGVYGIVLGGWSSGSTYPLLGSVRSTAQVISYELAMGLSLVSVFIIAGSMSTSQIVDSQTQVWWFLPLLPAFVIYIIAMVGETNRLPFDLPEAEGELVSGYMTEYSSMKFAWFFLAEYINMLNVSAVATTLFLGGWRAPWPISWINDGMFNTGWWPVLWFVAKIWMLMFVFVWIRGSVLRFRYDQFMKIGWKVLIPVALGWVVCVSVVQGVRQFTDLELNTVLFVLAGVVIVAVGISFLIPEKPTPEPDGPPRGTVEDPVVIDAFAGGYPVPPLPGQALPPSPRRSRSAGDQTETPQVTQEAHRG, from the coding sequence ATGAGCCTGCTCAGTGCAGTGGGGGCGGCGCTCCCCGCGGCGACCGGCGACCCGACGGTGGCTGACTTCAGTAACGACAACGGGTGGATCTGGCTCCTCAAGGCCGTCGCCATCATCGTGTTCCTGCTGGTCAGCGTCCTCATCGCCATCTGGTTCGAGCGCAAGGTCGTGGCCCGCATGCAGGTGCGGCCCGGCCCCAACGTGCACGGGCCCGTGGGCCTGCTGCAGCCGGTCGCGGACGCGATGAAGCTCCTGTTCAAGGAGGACATCACCGTCAAGGCGGCCGACAAGCTCGTCTACATCGTCGCGCCGATGATCGCGGTGTTCTGCTCGCTGCTGACCTTCGCGGTCATCCCGTTCGGCCCCAGCGTGAGCATGTTCGGCATCATGACGCCGCTGCAGCTGACCGACTTCCCGGTCGCGGTGCTCTACATCCTGGCCTGCGCGTCGGTGGGCGTGTACGGCATCGTGCTCGGCGGCTGGTCCTCCGGCTCGACGTACCCGCTGCTCGGCTCGGTGCGGTCCACCGCCCAGGTGATCTCCTACGAGCTCGCGATGGGCCTGTCGCTGGTCAGCGTGTTCATCATCGCCGGCTCGATGTCCACGTCGCAGATCGTGGACTCGCAGACGCAGGTGTGGTGGTTCCTGCCGCTCCTGCCGGCCTTCGTCATCTACATCATCGCGATGGTGGGCGAGACGAACCGGCTCCCGTTCGACCTCCCCGAGGCCGAGGGCGAGCTCGTCTCCGGCTACATGACCGAGTACTCGTCGATGAAGTTCGCGTGGTTCTTCCTCGCGGAGTACATCAACATGCTCAACGTCTCCGCGGTGGCGACGACCCTGTTCCTCGGCGGGTGGCGCGCCCCGTGGCCCATCTCCTGGATCAACGACGGCATGTTCAACACCGGCTGGTGGCCGGTGCTGTGGTTCGTCGCCAAGATCTGGATGCTCATGTTCGTGTTCGTGTGGATCCGCGGCTCGGTGCTGCGCTTCCGCTACGACCAGTTCATGAAGATCGGCTGGAAGGTGCTCATCCCCGTCGCGCTCGGCTGGGTGGTGTGCGTGTCCGTGGTCCAGGGCGTGCGCCAGTTCACCGACCTGGAGCTGAACACGGTGCTGTTCGTGCTGGCGGGCGTCGTGATCGTCGCCGTCGGCATCTCGTTCCTCATCCCCGAGAAGCCCACGCCGGAGCCTGACGGGCCGCCGCGCGGCACCGTCGAGGACCCCGTGGTCATCGACGCCTTCGCCGGCGGCTACCCCGTCCCGCCGCTGCCCGGCCAGGCTCTGCCCCCGTCCCCGCGCCGCTCACGCAGCGCGGGCGACCAGACCGAGACCCCCCAGGTCACCCAGGAGGCGCATCGTGGCTGA